In Anaerococcus prevotii DSM 20548, the genomic window ACCTCTTTTTGAGAGACTTTATGGATCTATTAACTTTCTAATAATCTACATCCTGGCTGGAGTTTTGGGCAATCTCTTTACCTACGCTTTCGGCGGGGCTAATACTGTCTCTGCCGGAGCTTCCACTTCCCTATATGGGATGTTTGGACTTGCTATTGGTCTTATGATTAACTACAAGGATGACGAGATATTAAGAGGACTTGGAGCGAGTTTTATTTCTATAATAGTTATAAATATAGTCTATTCCTTGCTTGCTCCTGGAATTGGAATTCAAGGACACATGGGAGGATTTTTGGCAGGTGTTCTTCTAGCGGGAATTTTCCCTGTTGTAAATAGACAGCTTCCAAAGACTACTATCATAGTTTCTGTATTAGCCTTCATAATCTTGGCTTTCTTGTTT contains:
- a CDS encoding rhomboid family intramembrane serine protease gives rise to the protein MNIKKLGETKVTTVLMIINIAVFAIMTLTGGSESIENIVRFGAMVKPLFYQGEWWRALTAAFIHIGFFHILFNMYFLYNIGPLFERLYGSINFLIIYILAGVLGNLFTYAFGGANTVSAGASTSLYGMFGLAIGLMINYKDDEILRGLGASFISIIVINIVYSLLAPGIGIQGHMGGFLAGVLLAGIFPVVNRQLPKTTIIVSVLAFIILAFLFIRIGNKSLGVG